In Bradysia coprophila strain Holo2 unplaced genomic scaffold, BU_Bcop_v1 contig_350, whole genome shotgun sequence, a genomic segment contains:
- the LOC119080859 gene encoding SOSS complex subunit B homolog, whose translation MAQLCNENIAIKDIRNGLKNINVVFIVLEVGPATVTKENREVRTFKVGDPTASINVSVWDEPGKLLVPGDIVRLTKGYASVWRSCLTLYSGKNGDIHRIGDFCMNFNEQLNMSEPNVNLQINPMGPGMTMNNGTQGNSNNNGGPMRGGPPVSVSQPSTVGNVQTKSGVGTFPGRDTQKTGSSSSSSSGANTGKSNQRGGRGNQTRSNVKSDRR comes from the exons ATGGCCCAATTGTG TAACGAAAATATTGCCATCAAAGATATTCGAAACGGTCTGAAGAACATCAACGTAGTCTTCATCGTATTAGAAGTAGGTCCTGCAACTGTAACCAAAGAGAACCGTGAAGTACGCACATTTAAAGTCGGCGACCCTACCGCTTCAATCAATGTGAGCGTATGGGATGAACCGGGAAAGCTGCTGGTACCCGGAGATATTGTTCGTCTAACCAAAGGCTATGCATCAGTCTGGAGATCTTGTTTGACGTTATATTCGGGAAAGAATGGTGACATTCACCGAATTggtgatttttgtatgaatttcAACGAACAACTGAACATGAGTGAGCCGAACGtcaatttacaaataaatccAATGGGGCCGGGGATGACAATGAACAATGGCACACAGGGAAATAGTAACAATAATGGTGGTCCAATGCGTGGTGGTCCGCCTGTGTCAGTCAGTCAACCGAGTACCGTTGGGAATGTTCAGACGAAGAGTGGAGTCGGAACATTTCCAGGCAGAGATACACAAAAAACTGGCAGTTCATCGTCGTCGTCCTCCGGTGCGAATACTGGAAAAAGTAATCAAAGAGGAGGGCGTGGAAATCAGACTAGGAGCAATGTTAAAAGTGATCGAAGATAA
- the LOC119080868 gene encoding proline-rich receptor-like protein kinase PERK2: MSKILLLIVGFISFVQAAPSADPCIIILPPPRPSATVPPATSVTPEAPSSTEPTLAPVTPIATTAPTPVPAGPPALTPEQLATLMELYNMYLEFLKSQQQTGPAPVPFPPPA; the protein is encoded by the exons ATGTCGAAGATACTACTGTTGATTGTAGGATTTATAAGCTTTGTTCAG GCCGCACCAAGTGCCGATCCATGTATTATCATATTACCTCCACCAAGACCTTCAGCAACTGTTCCACCAGCAACATCTGTCACACCAGAAGCACCTAGCTCTACAGAGCCAACACTGGCACCAGTAACACCTATAGCAACAACTGCACCTACTCCAGTTCCAGCAGGACCGCCAGCGCTCACTCCTGAACAATTAGCAACATTGATGGAGCTGTACAACATGTACTTGGAATTCCTCAAATCTCAACAACAAACAGGACCGGCACCAGTTCCGTTCCCACCACCCGCATAA
- the LOC119080864 gene encoding uncharacterized protein LOC119080864, translating to MKSNKMCTSVFVVVLVILKSSLIQSHEVVPLHRLLNSKSGNHFYTTSTDEATNAVTALHFTYQSIAGSVATSPLDCQLQPVYRLYRSGKKDDHFYTTNDFEAVTAASKFGYIREGVAFYCASAINQCGATLAFNRYLQGSDHLYTADLTEGHRIAAGGGSFEGIMCYIWP from the exons atgaagtcaaacaaaatgtgtacGTCGGTTTTTGTAGTTGTCCTTGTG ATATTAAAAAGCTCGTTAATTCAGTCTCATGAAGTGG TACCTCTTCATCGGTTGCTGAACTCCAAATCAGGGAACCATTTCTACACAACGTCGACTGATGAAGCAACGAATGCAGTGACGGCATTACATTTTACGTACCAAAGTATAGCTGGCTCCGTAGCGACCAGTCCATTGGATTGCCAATTGCAGCCGGTATACAGGCTGTACAGATCAGGAAAGAAGGACGACCATTTCTATActacaaatgattttgaagcAGTTACTGCCGCTTCAAAGTTTGGCTACATACGCGAGGGTGTTGCATTTTACTGTGCATCTGCGATAAATCAATGCGGTGCAACGCTGGCCTTCAACAGATACTTACAAGGCAGTGATCATTTATATACGGCAGACTTAACTGAGGGTCACCGAATAGCAGCTGGTGGTGGCTCATTTGAAGGAATTATGTGCTACATTTGGCCATAA
- the LOC119080849 gene encoding peptidoglycan-recognition protein LC-like isoform X3, translating to MSIDQVQNITTDNVNSSTQPKLNSLSKPDQLPNITTDSVISYKLPTLNDLNGPSDSKFDCHSLSPSINNVTIESLSDGDSSVIDSDSDIDEIPKTASEFFRNRVVCTTNGSHDQNQGVIVINETNSSDKNNVAKQPQIGSIAVQNSSDITFGNKTFYQGPVTIKQFLLEKNQWRPTESGEENRGFEASNRDISADNDKPTNTNQNSSKKKKLREKILHGNRPILIAIGITGIAVVIGALVFSKLYISTVDDGDVNPEYGSSLRYVTRSEWLAQPPNSNLNNLELPSQRVIIAHTATENCTNQATCTFRVRYIQTFHMESQGWDDIGYNFLVGGDGAVYEGRGWDKEGAHTKGFNKRSICIAFIGTFNKMVPPKRQLTAAEFLIDRGVKLNKLIPDYQLYGHRQLIPSESPGPALYEVIKTWPHWSEKYIP from the exons ATGTCCATTGATCAGGTGCAGAATATTACAACGGACAATGTGAATTCTTCTACGCAACCCAAACTAAACAGTTTAAGCAAGCCTGACCAGTTGCCGAACATTACAACGGACAGTGTGATTTCTTATAAATTACCGACACTGAACGACTTAAACGGGCCTAGTGATAGTAAATTTGATTGCCATAGCTTAAGTCCTAGCATTAACAATGTTACCATTGAATCATTGAGCGATGGTGACAGTTCCGTCATCGACAGTGATTCTGATATCGATGAAATTCCAAAGACAGCATCTGAGTTTTTCAGAAACAGAGTTGTCTGCACTACGAACGGTAGTCATGACCAGAATCAAGGAGTTATTGTGATAAATGAAACCAATTCCAGTGATAAGAATAACGTAGCTAAGCAGCCACAAATTGGCAGTATTGCCGTCCAGAATTCATCAGATATAACATTCGGCAATAAAACGTTCTACCAAGGACCAGTGACGATTAAgcaatttttattagaaaagaACCAATGGCGACCGACTGAATCCGGTGAAGAAAACAGAGGCTTCGAGGCATCAAATAGAGATATCTCAGCAGACAACG ataaacCGACGAACACCAATCAAAACAGctcgaagaagaaaaagttaaGAGAAAAAATACTCCATGGAAATAGGCCGATCCTTATTGCAATTGGAATCACTGGAATCGCTGTAGTCATCGGAGCTCTAGTATTCTCCAAATTATACATATCAACGGTCGACGACGGGGACGTAAATCCAG AATACGGATCATCGCTTCGTTATGTGACCAGATCCGAGTGGCTGGCGCAGCCACCAAATTCAAACCTGAATAACTTGGAACTTCCATCACAACGTGTAATTATTGCTCACACTGCGACAGAGAACTGTACAAATCAG GCAACTTGTACATTCCGCGTTCGTTACATTCAGACGTTTCACATGGAGTCCCAGGGATGGGATGACATTGGATATAACTTTTTAGTCGGAGGAGATGGTGCCGTTTATGAAGGACGTGGCTGGGACAAAGAAGGCGCTCACACGAAAGGATTTAACAAACGTAGCATTTGCATTGCGTTTATCGGAACGTTCAACAAAATGGTGCCACCGAAACGACAATTGACTGCTGCTGAATTTTTGATTGATCGAGGAGTCAAATTGAACAAACTGATTCCAGATTATCAATTGTATGGTCACAGGCAATTAATACCTTCGGAGAGTCCGGGGCCAGCTCTGTATGAAGTAATTAAGACATGGCCGCATTGGTCGGAGAAATACATTCCATGA
- the LOC119080849 gene encoding peptidoglycan-recognition protein LC-like isoform X1, which translates to MSIDQVQNITTDNVNSSTQPKLNSLSKPDQLPNITTDSVISYKLPTLNDLNGPSDSKFDCHSLSPSINNVTIESLSDGDSSVIDSDSDIDEIPKTASEFFRNRVVCTTNGSHDQNQGVIVINETNSSDKNNVAKQPQIGSIAVQNSSDITFGNKTFYQGPVTIKQFLLEKNQWRPTESGEENRGFEASNRDISADNDKPTNTNQNSSKKKKLREKILHGNRPILIAIGITGIAVVIGALVFSKLYISTVDDGDVNPGDGDDWRKNIPINSSIENDIKTSEYGSSLRYVTRSEWLAQPPNSNLNNLELPSQRVIIAHTATENCTNQATCTFRVRYIQTFHMESQGWDDIGYNFLVGGDGAVYEGRGWDKEGAHTKGFNKRSICIAFIGTFNKMVPPKRQLTAAEFLIDRGVKLNKLIPDYQLYGHRQLIPSESPGPALYEVIKTWPHWSEKYIP; encoded by the exons ATGTCCATTGATCAGGTGCAGAATATTACAACGGACAATGTGAATTCTTCTACGCAACCCAAACTAAACAGTTTAAGCAAGCCTGACCAGTTGCCGAACATTACAACGGACAGTGTGATTTCTTATAAATTACCGACACTGAACGACTTAAACGGGCCTAGTGATAGTAAATTTGATTGCCATAGCTTAAGTCCTAGCATTAACAATGTTACCATTGAATCATTGAGCGATGGTGACAGTTCCGTCATCGACAGTGATTCTGATATCGATGAAATTCCAAAGACAGCATCTGAGTTTTTCAGAAACAGAGTTGTCTGCACTACGAACGGTAGTCATGACCAGAATCAAGGAGTTATTGTGATAAATGAAACCAATTCCAGTGATAAGAATAACGTAGCTAAGCAGCCACAAATTGGCAGTATTGCCGTCCAGAATTCATCAGATATAACATTCGGCAATAAAACGTTCTACCAAGGACCAGTGACGATTAAgcaatttttattagaaaagaACCAATGGCGACCGACTGAATCCGGTGAAGAAAACAGAGGCTTCGAGGCATCAAATAGAGATATCTCAGCAGACAACG ataaacCGACGAACACCAATCAAAACAGctcgaagaagaaaaagttaaGAGAAAAAATACTCCATGGAAATAGGCCGATCCTTATTGCAATTGGAATCACTGGAATCGCTGTAGTCATCGGAGCTCTAGTATTCTCCAAATTATACATATCAACGGTCGACGACGGGGACGTAAATCCAGGTGATGGAGATGATTGgaggaaaaatattccaattaACTCAAGCATAG aaaatgacataaaaacATCAGAATACGGATCATCGCTTCGTTATGTGACCAGATCCGAGTGGCTGGCGCAGCCACCAAATTCAAACCTGAATAACTTGGAACTTCCATCACAACGTGTAATTATTGCTCACACTGCGACAGAGAACTGTACAAATCAG GCAACTTGTACATTCCGCGTTCGTTACATTCAGACGTTTCACATGGAGTCCCAGGGATGGGATGACATTGGATATAACTTTTTAGTCGGAGGAGATGGTGCCGTTTATGAAGGACGTGGCTGGGACAAAGAAGGCGCTCACACGAAAGGATTTAACAAACGTAGCATTTGCATTGCGTTTATCGGAACGTTCAACAAAATGGTGCCACCGAAACGACAATTGACTGCTGCTGAATTTTTGATTGATCGAGGAGTCAAATTGAACAAACTGATTCCAGATTATCAATTGTATGGTCACAGGCAATTAATACCTTCGGAGAGTCCGGGGCCAGCTCTGTATGAAGTAATTAAGACATGGCCGCATTGGTCGGAGAAATACATTCCATGA
- the LOC119080849 gene encoding peptidoglycan-recognition protein LC-like isoform X2 — MSIDQVQNITTDNVNSSTQPKLNSLSKPDQLPNITTDSVISYKLPTLNDLNGPSDSKFDCHSLSPSINNVTIESLSDGDSSVIDSDSDIDEIPKTASEFFRNRVVCTTNGSHDQNQGVIVINETNSSDKNNVAKQPQIGSIAVQNSSDITFGNKTFYQGPVTIKQFLLEKNQWRPTESGEENRGFEASNRDISADNDKPTNTNQNSSKKKKLREKILHGNRPILIAIGITGIAVVIGALVFSKLYISTVDDGDVNPENDIKTSEYGSSLRYVTRSEWLAQPPNSNLNNLELPSQRVIIAHTATENCTNQATCTFRVRYIQTFHMESQGWDDIGYNFLVGGDGAVYEGRGWDKEGAHTKGFNKRSICIAFIGTFNKMVPPKRQLTAAEFLIDRGVKLNKLIPDYQLYGHRQLIPSESPGPALYEVIKTWPHWSEKYIP, encoded by the exons ATGTCCATTGATCAGGTGCAGAATATTACAACGGACAATGTGAATTCTTCTACGCAACCCAAACTAAACAGTTTAAGCAAGCCTGACCAGTTGCCGAACATTACAACGGACAGTGTGATTTCTTATAAATTACCGACACTGAACGACTTAAACGGGCCTAGTGATAGTAAATTTGATTGCCATAGCTTAAGTCCTAGCATTAACAATGTTACCATTGAATCATTGAGCGATGGTGACAGTTCCGTCATCGACAGTGATTCTGATATCGATGAAATTCCAAAGACAGCATCTGAGTTTTTCAGAAACAGAGTTGTCTGCACTACGAACGGTAGTCATGACCAGAATCAAGGAGTTATTGTGATAAATGAAACCAATTCCAGTGATAAGAATAACGTAGCTAAGCAGCCACAAATTGGCAGTATTGCCGTCCAGAATTCATCAGATATAACATTCGGCAATAAAACGTTCTACCAAGGACCAGTGACGATTAAgcaatttttattagaaaagaACCAATGGCGACCGACTGAATCCGGTGAAGAAAACAGAGGCTTCGAGGCATCAAATAGAGATATCTCAGCAGACAACG ataaacCGACGAACACCAATCAAAACAGctcgaagaagaaaaagttaaGAGAAAAAATACTCCATGGAAATAGGCCGATCCTTATTGCAATTGGAATCACTGGAATCGCTGTAGTCATCGGAGCTCTAGTATTCTCCAAATTATACATATCAACGGTCGACGACGGGGACGTAAATCCAG aaaatgacataaaaacATCAGAATACGGATCATCGCTTCGTTATGTGACCAGATCCGAGTGGCTGGCGCAGCCACCAAATTCAAACCTGAATAACTTGGAACTTCCATCACAACGTGTAATTATTGCTCACACTGCGACAGAGAACTGTACAAATCAG GCAACTTGTACATTCCGCGTTCGTTACATTCAGACGTTTCACATGGAGTCCCAGGGATGGGATGACATTGGATATAACTTTTTAGTCGGAGGAGATGGTGCCGTTTATGAAGGACGTGGCTGGGACAAAGAAGGCGCTCACACGAAAGGATTTAACAAACGTAGCATTTGCATTGCGTTTATCGGAACGTTCAACAAAATGGTGCCACCGAAACGACAATTGACTGCTGCTGAATTTTTGATTGATCGAGGAGTCAAATTGAACAAACTGATTCCAGATTATCAATTGTATGGTCACAGGCAATTAATACCTTCGGAGAGTCCGGGGCCAGCTCTGTATGAAGTAATTAAGACATGGCCGCATTGGTCGGAGAAATACATTCCATGA
- the LOC119080863 gene encoding peptidoglycan-recognition protein LA-like, which translates to MQNPHHTMPSAPITADNYLMRPINQRLPNTNNSNSASLPSQTGTSLNDPAFRPASVINLSHSNDVCIGPMTQYQGAVTIYQYMDATVEASIGRMPNGTIGPGIRSNNNSKDVEDKCTIFDKKHLQTWILVFVLMVIIAGVAVAIFLSLRTSLRSERQQSQDILIGKEFEDNTH; encoded by the exons ATGCAAAATCCACATCACACAATGCCATCCGCACCAATCACGGCGGATAATTATTTAATGCGGCCAATAAATCAACGATTGCCAAACACCAACAACAGCAATTCGGCATCGTTGCCAAGTCAAACTGGCACTAGCCTTAATGATCCGGCATTTCGGCCAGCTAGTGTCATTAATTTATCGCATTCCAATGATGTTTGTATCGGTCCAATGACCCAGTATCAGGGAGCTGTTACTATTTACCAGTATATGGATGCCACAGTAGAAGCTTCAATCGGTCGTATGCCTAATGGTACTATTGGTCCGG GTATTCGGtcaaacaacaacagcaaagaCGTCGAAGATAAGTGCACAATATTCGATAAAAAACATCTACAAACATGGATATTAGTATTCGTTTTAATGGTAATCATAGCTGGTGTTGCTGTCGCAATATTTCTATCGTTACGAACATCTTTGCGTAGTGAAAGACAACAATCGCAAGATATACTGATTGGAAAAGAATTTGAAGATAATACACACTAG
- the LOC119080844 gene encoding uncharacterized protein LOC119080844: protein MTSDEINHPSIRKSRTKLQSLLAEGILQSISKGFLLCNACKSKIKVSTNGDFCLNQHLKTKKHLFILRESSTDWPEILKKTGDPDDRFHAQREKYERKLILARVPGPYKEWIDVKYNEFAYRFYCQICSTCTMSNVKRDLEKHMLSESHQQNLHKYLNKVKCGKGSITLETFVDRYIGTPKKSLETKDVPTPRTTPASTIKNSKKLQIPKIPHMKRDPQSTQISKVARKDSIRIYYQNVQSIRGNRKKSQFNRNLAKNYDVIVFTETWLEQASNLQIFDEGFDVYRCDRSTDNTYKLGYGGVLVAVSSKLYSDLVIVQGFDFLEYVCLKLLHNDHFVYIYCLYIPGELKKDIAPQHIKAIEAINCDKGDTFIVVGDFNMPGIEWKSSADNTFFQPDKLDPIFQLLQNKKLYQLNNIKNIRGNVLDLIFVNNPNTSKLSPVNEQQSLMPIIDVHPPFEIVIDSLNFPSNLTEAAKKKAYSIRKAYIQHMEKFFDDLDWDYFERNMDHLLSNFVSDTHTQDSSQTEFARHAQGGLWTGIKNLFGENKEKPVM, encoded by the exons ATGACTTCGGACGAAAT aaatcATCCCAGTATCAGGAAGTCTCGGACTAAACTTCAGAGTCTTTTAGCCGAAGGCATTTTGCAATCGATATCAAAGGGTTTTCTGTTGTGTAATGcatgtaaaagtaaaattaaagtttcaaCAAATGGTGATTTTTGTCTGAATCAACATCTGAAGACTAAAAAACATCTGTTCATTCTTCGAGAGAGTTCCACAGACTGGCCGGAAATACTTAAGAAAACAGGTGATCCCGACGACAGATTCCATGCTCAACGAGAGAAATATGAACGAAAACTAATTTTGGCGAGAGTTCCGGGTCCATACAAAGAGTGGATAGATGTCAAATATAACGAATTCGCCTACAGATTTTATTGTCAAATCTGTAGCACATGTACTATGAGCAACGTGAAACGTGATCTCGAGAAGCATATGCTATCAGAAAGTCATCAACAAAATCTTCATAAATACTTGAACAAAGTAAAATGTGGAAAAG GTAGCATTACGCTGGAAACTTTTGTTGATAGATACATTGGCACGCCAAAGAAATCGCTAGAAACTAAAGATGTACCGACTCCGAGGACTACCCCTGCATCCACCATTAAAAACAGCAAGAAATTACAGATACCAAAGATTCCACATATGAAAAGAGATCCTCAGTCAACGCAAATCAGTAAAGTGGCAAGGAAAGACTCCATTCGAATTTATTACCAGAACGTGCAAAGTATTCGTGGAAATCGAAAGAAGAGTcaattcaatcgaaatttGGCTAAAAATTACGATGTAATTGTTTTTACCGAAACATGGCTAGAGCAGGCTTCAAATTTGCAGATATTTGATGAAGGTTTCGACGTCTATCGTTGCGATCGATCGACTGATAATACGTACAAGCTGGGATACGGCGGAGTATTAGTTGCTGTTTCATCGAAACTTTACAGCGATTTAGTGATTGTTCAAGGATTTGATTTCTTGGAATACGTCTGTCTCAAATTACTGCATAATGATCACTTCGTGTACATTTATTGTCTGTATATACCTGGCGAACTGAAAAAAGATATTGCTCCACAGCATATTAAGGCAATCGAAGCTATAAATTGTGATAAGGGTGACACGTTCATCGTTGTGGGAGACTTTAATATGCCAGGTATTGAATGGAAATCAAGCGCTGACAATACATTTTTCCAGCCAGATAAACTAGATCCTATTTTTCAATTGCTacagaataaaaaattgtatcaaTTGAACAATATCAAAAATATCCGGGGCAATGTACTTGATTTGATATTTGTGAACAATCCGAATACTTCTAAACTTTCGCCAGTAAATGAGCAGCAGTCATTGATGCCTATCATCGACGTTCATCCTCcatttgaaattgtaattgatagtttaaattttccatcaaatttAACCGAAGCTGCAAAGAAGAAAGCCTACTCGATTAGGAAGGCTTACATTCAACatatggaaaagttttttgacGATCTGGATTGGGATTATTTTGAGCGGAATATGGATCACTTGCTTAGTAATTTTGTATCTGATACGCATACGCAGGACAGCAGCCAGACAGAATTTGCAAGGCACGCTCAGGGCGGGCTTTGGACtggaataaaaaatttgtttggtgaaaacaaagaaaaaccgGTTATGTAG
- the LOC119080858 gene encoding uncharacterized protein LOC119080858, with protein MNITKDNIIIRVANENDAEDTLKFLRKYYFTEEPITLGNDPKQQSPEDEDFHISLLSIGASIVAIDTDRNGQIVGAVLAGPVEPTEADDMLDEAKSCKDKKWSEILYLLAHLDIQANIYERYNVNRALHVHALAVHSRTRGQSIGRRMMEKCMENGRKLGYPLLCADCSSVYSIRMAEKLHMDCIGSLAYEDYRDDNGRQVFRPPHPHTHIKTFAIIL; from the coding sequence ATGAATATCACCAAAGATAACATAATTATTCGCGTTgcaaatgaaaatgacgcCGAAGACACCCTGAAATTCCTTCGAAAATACTATTTCACCGAAGAACCCATTACTTTGGGCAATGACCCGAAACAGCAATCGCCCGAAGATGAGGACTTTCACATCTCACTGTTATCAATTGGTGCGTCAATTGTAGCAATTGACACTGATCGTAATGGCCAAATTGTTGGGGCTGTACTTGCCGGACCTGTTGAACCAACCGAAGCTGATGATATGCTCGACGAAGCAAAATCATGCAAAGACAAAAAGTGGTcagaaattttgtatttgcTGGCACATCTGGACATACAGGCGAATATTTACGAACGTTACAATGTCAATCGTGCGCTTCACGTGCATGCCTTAGCTGTACACAGTCGAACTCGTGGACAATCTATCGGTCGGAGAATGATGGAAAAATGCATGGAGAATGGGAGGAAATTGGGATATCCGTTGTTGTGTGCCGATTGTTCTAGTGTTTATTCTATTCGGATGGCCGAGAAATTGCATATGGACTGTATTGGCTCATTGGCATATGAGGATTATAGAGATGACAATGGTAGACAAGTGTTTCGACCGCCACATCCGCATACACACATAAAAACGTTTGCGATAATTCTGTGA
- the LOC119080847 gene encoding toll-like receptor 3: MNFISFCILIYLSVSRKVLSVRYEHINDCEFRNKSIIAGFDEITFICGANDREDSVFSKSNETDCSNIHSWYDTRYYWHGIIDFRNCSFPQIKRNYFEMFENMHTFNISNVELETLQFNIFRDAKNVTILDLSRNKLVEIPSHIFFNAKKLKFVDFSNNAISCIDPTAFEGATNLEELNLSRNNINELEDARTISLPKLLKLDVSYNNFTKLTEHIFDKLSNLELLNLSCNAIGKIDIKTFSYLINLKHLNLKRTNLSNIQFGTFSQQRKLVFLDLSENQLTKLDFKLFSPVLPDLQTLSLAYNQLKNLNGFRSEIFPKLSSLQIQGNQLSCSYLADFFDVINWEKIHPSPEVNSTILYKSNILGIGCNETTAEMGLEAENIFFDGWNTVRQNDDTAIIKISLTYICVALTLFLILFTVANSYQIYDHFRRIIASCKRIRAYSSNGKVVEFTNEHILIT, from the coding sequence atgaatttcatttctttctgtatattgatttatttgagtGTGTCACGCAAAGTCCTTTCAGTGAGGTATGAGCATATCAATGACTGTGAGTTCAGAAATAAAAGTATAATTGCTGGTTTCGATGAAATAACTTTTATTTGTGGTGCAAATGATCGTGAAGACAGTGTTTTCTCTAAATCGAACGAGACCGATTGTTCGAATATCCATTCATGGTACGATACACGGTACTATTGGCATGGGATTATTGACTTTCGAAATTGTAGTTTCCCACAGATTAAGAGGAACTATTTTGAAATGTTCGAAAATATGCACacctttaacatttcaaatgtcgaaTTGGAAACACTGCAATTTAACATATTTCGGGATGCAAAAAATGTGACGATTCTTGATCTGTCCAGAAATAAATTGGTCGAAATTCCTTcccatattttcttcaatgctaaaaaattgaaatttgttgatttttctaaTAATGCGATCAGTTGCATTGATCCAACGGCTTTTGAAGGTGCTACAAATTTGGAAGAATTAAATCTATCGCGTAATAACATCAATGAACTGGAAGATGCACGCACCATAAGCTTACCGAAACTGTTGAAATTAGACGTATCGTACAACAATTTCACCAAATTAACCGAGCACATCTTCGATAAATTGAGCAATCTGGAGCTATTGAATTTATCCTGCAATGCCATTGGAAAAATAgacattaaaacattttcctatttGATCAACCTGAAGCACCTCAATTTAAAACGAACGAATCTGTCGAATATTCAATTTGGAACATTTTCCCAGCAACGCAAATTGGTTTTCCTCGATTTATCCGAAAATCAATTGACCAAACTGGACTTCAAACTATTTTCACCGGTACTTCCTGATTTGCAGACACTGAGTCTGGCGTATAACCAGCTGAAAAATTTAAACGGTTTTCGGAGCGAGATTTTCCCAAAACTAAGTTCATTGCAAATACAAGGCAATCAGCTAAGCTGCTCATATTTGGCCGATTTTTTCGATGTAATAAACTGGGAAAAAATCCATCCGAGTCCGGAAGTGAATTCGACAATTTTGTACAAATCGAATATTCTCGGCATTGGTTGTAATGAGACGACGGCTGAGATGGGACTCgaagcagaaaatattttttttgacggATGGAATACAGTTAGACAAAACGATGATACTGcaatcataaaaatatcattAACATACATCTGTGTTGCCTTGACATTATTTCTCATTTTGTTTACTGTGGCCAATTCATACCAAATCTACGATCACTTCCGAAGGATAATCGCAAGTTGTAAGCGAATCAGAGCGTATTCATCTAATGGAAAAGTTGTCGAATTTACTAATGAACATATATTGATAACATAG